The proteins below come from a single Sphingomonas carotinifaciens genomic window:
- a CDS encoding tryptophan halogenase family protein, producing MTGSSTRSVVIVGGGTAGWMAAAALARFLPPDHRIRLVESDAIGTIGVGEATIPALRIFNHMLGIDEDAFLRATQGTFKLGIEFAGWSGDGSRYTHAFGTIGRALGLVPFHHYWLRAGRPGSLWDHSAAAQAAAAGRFARDHGRPDLPSGIAWAFHFDAALYAAFLRRHAEAAGVERIEGRITGVERDGETGHIAAVHLEGDRRVAGDLFVDCSGFRSLLLGETLGTAFEDWSHHLPCDRAIAVPTARLDPLSPYTRATAHPAGWQWRIPLQHRTGNGIVYASAHLSDDEATARLLAGCNGAPLAEPRPLRFTTGRRRAAWVGNCVALGLAAGFMEPLESTSIHLVQSGIARLLEYWPGKTLADADIAAFNRRTEAEWLAIRDLLILHYHANARPEPFWQARRDAPPPDSLAERLALFRANGRILREGDELFTEVGWLQVLIGQGVQPLGHHALADAIPPADLADFLALARTHAAAVAARMPAHDAFIAAHCAAPVSKAA from the coding sequence ATGACCGGCTCCAGCACACGAAGCGTGGTCATCGTCGGCGGCGGCACCGCCGGCTGGATGGCCGCGGCCGCGCTTGCCCGCTTCCTGCCGCCGGATCACCGCATCCGGCTGGTCGAATCCGACGCGATCGGCACCATCGGCGTCGGCGAGGCGACGATCCCTGCGCTGCGCATCTTCAACCACATGCTGGGGATCGACGAGGACGCGTTCCTGCGTGCGACGCAGGGCACGTTCAAACTCGGCATCGAATTTGCGGGCTGGTCCGGCGACGGCAGCCGCTACACCCACGCCTTCGGCACCATCGGCCGCGCGCTCGGCCTCGTTCCCTTTCACCATTACTGGCTGCGCGCCGGCCGCCCCGGCTCGCTCTGGGACCACAGCGCCGCCGCGCAGGCGGCCGCCGCCGGCCGCTTCGCCCGCGACCATGGGCGCCCCGATCTGCCCAGCGGCATCGCCTGGGCGTTCCATTTCGACGCCGCCCTCTACGCCGCCTTCCTGCGCCGCCATGCCGAGGCCGCAGGCGTCGAGCGCATCGAAGGCCGTATCACCGGCGTCGAGCGCGACGGCGAAACCGGCCACATCGCCGCCGTTCATCTCGAAGGCGATCGCCGGGTCGCCGGCGACCTGTTCGTCGACTGCTCCGGTTTTCGCAGCCTGCTGCTGGGCGAAACCCTCGGCACCGCGTTCGAGGACTGGTCCCACCACCTCCCCTGCGACCGCGCGATCGCCGTTCCCACGGCCCGCCTCGATCCGCTGTCCCCCTACACTCGCGCCACTGCCCACCCCGCCGGCTGGCAATGGCGCATCCCGCTCCAGCACCGCACCGGCAACGGCATCGTCTATGCCAGCGCCCATCTCTCCGACGACGAGGCCACCGCCCGCCTCCTCGCCGGATGCAACGGCGCGCCTCTCGCCGAGCCGCGACCTTTACGCTTCACCACCGGCCGCCGCCGCGCCGCCTGGGTCGGCAACTGCGTCGCGCTCGGGCTCGCCGCCGGGTTCATGGAGCCGCTGGAATCGACCAGCATCCATCTCGTTCAGTCCGGCATCGCCCGCCTGCTCGAATATTGGCCGGGCAAGACGCTGGCAGACGCCGACATCGCCGCCTTCAACCGCCGTACCGAGGCGGAATGGCTGGCGATCCGCGACCTGCTGATCCTCCACTACCACGCGAATGCCCGGCCCGAGCCCTTCTGGCAGGCACGCCGCGACGCCCCCCCGCCCGACAGCCTTGCCGAGCGCCTCGCCCTGTTCCGCGCCAATGGCCGCATCCTGCGCGAGGGCGACGAGCTGTTCACCGAGGTCGGCTGGCTCCAGGTCCTGATCGGCCAGGGCGTACAGCCCCTCGGCCACCACGCGCTCGCCGATGCGATCCCGCCTGCCGACCTTGCCGACTTCCTCGCGCTCGCCCGCACCCATGCCGCCGCCGTCGCCGCGCGCATGCCCGCCCACGACGCCTTCATCGCCGCGCACTGCGCCGCCCCCGTTTCAAAGGCCGCCTGA
- a CDS encoding alpha-amylase family glycosyl hydrolase, producing MRLFALLASTLLATATAAPAQDYRQRLPQDEVIYFVLPDRFENGDPANDRGGLTGGPLRTGFDPTHKGFFHGGDLKGLTQRLDYIQSLGATAIWLGPIFKNKPVQGAKGRESAGYHGYWITDFTTVDPHLGTEADLRAFIDAAHGRGMKVYMDIIVNHTADVIQYRECAEGSPCPYRDRGNYPYSRKGGLNGAAINPGFAGDGVQTPQNFAKLTDPTYAYTPYVPPAERNAKTPAWLNDPIYYHNRGNTTFADESSTTGDFSGLDDLMTENPRVIAGMIDIFGGWIDRFGVDGFRVDTAKHVNPEFWRSFVPAMQARARANGIPNFHIFGEVTSGMEPGYLARWTKIADYPAVLDFAFMNAVIDTVAGNKPTSELASLFEGDVLYARGEDTAMILPTFLGNHDHGRFARDVREANPNASDDEVLKRVQLGHAMLMTLRGVPTIYSGDEQGFAGDGNDQDAREDMFASKVAVYNDNKLVGTTATTATANFDTSHPLYRQIATLAGLRLSHPALTRGRQIIRARDDKPGLFAVSRIDPDTGREILLAFNTSDKPVTQGVEVDTAATRFTALAGPCPTQAAAPGSLLLTLPAFGYAVCAAEPR from the coding sequence ATGAGACTATTCGCCCTCCTCGCCAGCACGTTGCTCGCCACTGCCACCGCGGCGCCCGCCCAGGATTATCGCCAGCGCCTGCCGCAGGACGAGGTGATCTACTTCGTCCTGCCCGACCGCTTCGAAAACGGCGATCCCGCCAACGACCGCGGCGGCCTGACCGGCGGCCCGCTCCGGACCGGTTTCGACCCGACGCACAAGGGCTTCTTCCACGGCGGCGACCTCAAGGGGCTGACGCAGCGTCTCGACTATATTCAGTCGCTCGGCGCCACCGCGATCTGGCTTGGGCCGATCTTCAAGAACAAGCCCGTCCAGGGTGCGAAGGGCCGGGAGAGCGCCGGTTACCACGGCTACTGGATCACCGACTTCACCACCGTCGATCCGCACCTCGGCACGGAGGCGGACCTGCGCGCCTTCATCGATGCCGCGCACGGCCGCGGGATGAAGGTCTATATGGACATCATCGTCAACCACACCGCCGATGTGATCCAGTACCGCGAATGCGCCGAAGGATCGCCCTGCCCCTACCGCGATCGCGGCAATTATCCCTATAGCCGCAAGGGCGGGCTGAACGGTGCCGCCATCAATCCCGGCTTTGCGGGCGACGGCGTGCAGACGCCGCAGAACTTCGCGAAGCTTACCGACCCGACCTACGCCTACACCCCTTACGTTCCGCCTGCGGAGCGGAACGCCAAGACCCCCGCCTGGCTCAACGATCCCATCTATTACCACAATCGCGGCAACACGACCTTTGCCGACGAGAGCAGCACCACCGGCGACTTTTCCGGCCTCGACGATCTGATGACCGAGAACCCGCGCGTCATCGCCGGCATGATCGACATCTTCGGCGGCTGGATCGACCGGTTCGGCGTCGACGGGTTCCGCGTCGACACCGCCAAGCATGTGAACCCCGAATTCTGGCGCAGCTTCGTGCCCGCGATGCAGGCGCGCGCGCGTGCCAACGGCATCCCCAATTTCCACATCTTCGGCGAAGTCACCTCGGGCATGGAGCCCGGCTATCTCGCGCGCTGGACGAAGATCGCCGATTACCCGGCGGTCCTCGACTTCGCCTTCATGAACGCGGTGATCGACACGGTGGCGGGCAACAAGCCGACCAGCGAGCTGGCCTCCCTGTTCGAGGGCGACGTGCTCTACGCGCGGGGTGAGGACACCGCGATGATCCTTCCCACCTTTCTCGGCAATCACGACCATGGCCGTTTCGCCCGCGACGTGCGCGAGGCGAACCCGAATGCGTCGGACGACGAGGTGCTGAAGCGCGTCCAGCTCGGCCATGCGATGCTCATGACGTTGCGGGGCGTACCCACCATCTATTCCGGCGACGAGCAGGGCTTTGCCGGCGACGGCAACGATCAGGACGCCCGCGAGGACATGTTCGCCAGCAAGGTGGCGGTCTATAACGACAACAAGCTCGTGGGCACGACCGCGACCACCGCCACCGCGAACTTCGACACCAGCCACCCGCTCTACCGACAGATCGCGACGCTGGCGGGCCTGCGCCTGTCCCACCCCGCCCTCACCCGCGGCCGCCAGATCATCCGCGCCCGCGACGACAAGCCCGGCCTGTTCGCCGTCTCCCGCATCGATCCCGACACGGGCCGCGAGATCCTGCTCGCCTTCAACACCAGCGACAAACCCGTCACGCAAGGGGTCGAGGTCGACACTGCCGCCACGCGCTTCACCGCCCTTGCCGGCCCCTGCCCCACACAGGCCGCCGCACCCGGCAGCCTCCTTCTCACCCTTCCCGCCTTCGGCTACGCCGTCTGCGCCGCGGAGCCCCGTTGA
- a CDS encoding alpha-amylase family glycosyl hydrolase — MPLPKPWWKGAVIYQIYPRSFADSNNDGIGDLAGITARLDHVASLGVDAIWLSPFFTSPMKDFGYDVADYRDVDPIFGTLADFDALVARAHDLSLRVVIDQVYSHTSDEHPWFVESRASRTNPRADWYVWADAKPDGSPPSNWQSVFGGPAWTWDARRRQYYLHNFLKEQPQLHVHLPAVQEELLATARFWLDRGVDGFRLDAINFMMHTHELTDNPPAPDTGKVRTRPFDYQLKIHNQSHAGIPAFLERIRALLDEYDGRFTVAEVGGDDADREMKLFTEGAKRLHTAYGFDFLYADRLTPAVVAEALERWPAGDNIGWPSWAFENHDAPRAVSRWVAPDYRDRFAHMKMLLLLALRGNVFLYNGEELGLTQVDVPFDRLQDPEAIANWPLTLSRDGARTPMPWSSNAVNGGFSDARPWLPLGEDHAQFAVNRQEGDPASLLNLTRALIRLRRDNPALATGDLHLVTVTDTLLAFERHEGDQTLLCVFNMAETPARWAPQDADAWRPLTHVNDCTGWRFGPYAALIAEKIA; from the coding sequence ATGCCCCTCCCAAAACCCTGGTGGAAAGGCGCGGTGATCTACCAGATCTACCCGCGCAGCTTTGCCGACTCCAACAATGACGGCATTGGCGATCTCGCCGGCATCACCGCCCGGCTGGATCACGTCGCCAGCCTCGGCGTCGACGCCATCTGGCTTTCGCCCTTCTTTACCTCGCCGATGAAGGATTTCGGCTATGACGTCGCCGATTACCGCGACGTCGATCCGATCTTCGGCACGCTGGCCGATTTCGACGCCCTTGTCGCCCGCGCGCACGACCTGTCCTTACGCGTCGTCATCGATCAGGTGTACAGCCACACCTCCGACGAGCATCCGTGGTTCGTCGAAAGCCGCGCCAGCCGCACCAACCCGCGCGCCGACTGGTATGTCTGGGCCGATGCCAAGCCGGACGGTTCGCCCCCGTCCAACTGGCAATCGGTCTTTGGCGGCCCGGCCTGGACCTGGGACGCGCGCCGCCGCCAATATTACCTCCACAACTTCCTGAAGGAACAGCCGCAGCTTCACGTCCACCTGCCCGCGGTGCAGGAGGAATTGCTCGCCACCGCGCGCTTCTGGCTCGATCGCGGCGTCGACGGCTTCCGCCTCGATGCGATCAACTTCATGATGCACACGCATGAGTTGACCGACAATCCGCCCGCCCCCGACACGGGCAAGGTCCGCACCCGTCCGTTCGATTACCAGCTCAAGATCCACAATCAGAGCCATGCCGGCATCCCGGCCTTTCTGGAGCGCATCCGCGCGCTGCTCGACGAATATGACGGCCGCTTCACCGTGGCGGAGGTCGGCGGCGACGATGCCGACCGCGAGATGAAGCTGTTCACCGAAGGGGCGAAGCGCCTTCACACCGCCTATGGCTTCGACTTCCTGTATGCCGATCGCCTGACCCCGGCGGTCGTCGCCGAGGCGCTGGAGCGCTGGCCGGCCGGCGACAATATCGGCTGGCCGAGCTGGGCGTTCGAGAACCATGATGCGCCGCGCGCCGTCTCGCGCTGGGTGGCGCCCGACTATCGCGACCGTTTCGCGCACATGAAGATGCTGCTGCTGCTCGCCCTGCGCGGCAATGTCTTCCTGTATAATGGCGAGGAACTGGGGCTCACCCAGGTCGACGTGCCCTTCGACCGGCTGCAGGATCCGGAGGCGATCGCCAACTGGCCGCTCACCCTGTCGCGCGACGGCGCCCGCACGCCCATGCCGTGGAGCAGCAACGCCGTGAACGGCGGCTTTTCCGACGCCCGGCCCTGGCTGCCGCTGGGCGAGGATCATGCGCAGTTCGCGGTCAACCGGCAGGAGGGCGATCCCGCCTCGCTGCTCAACCTCACGCGCGCGCTCATCCGCCTGCGTCGCGACAACCCCGCGCTCGCCACCGGCGACCTGCACCTCGTCACGGTCACCGATACGCTGCTCGCCTTCGAGCGTCATGAGGGGGATCAGACGCTGCTCTGCGTCTTCAACATGGCCGAAACCCCTGCCCGCTGGGCGCCGCAAGACGCCGATGCGTGGCGCCCCCTCACCCATGTCAACGACTGCACCGGCTGGCGCTTCGGCCCCTATGCCGCCCTGATCGCGGAGAAGATCGCATGA
- a CDS encoding glycoside hydrolase family 97 protein — protein MTRIAALLALGLATTTASAQDTAAPAVNETFKFARPADQPEAIETSPDGRIAVSVTTDNDGRALWSVSRGGTLIVAPSRLGFLFTDAPKIERQLRIQSVTHAKPVDTTWTQPWGEWRTIRDNHKEMRVRLMETTPLHRVIDVVFRVQDDGIGFRYEVPDQANMHGANIADELTEFSFAEDATAWWKVAFQWNREEYLYQRTPLSAVGTAATPITLKLAGGTHVALHEAALVDYASTAVMKTEGNTLRTVLTPGSGGPKVVKTGSWTTPWRTLLIADDAPGLYMSHLMLNLNEPNKLGDVSWVKPGKFVGVWWNMIKGDWTWARGPRHGATTANVKKYIDFAGANNIQGVLVEGWNVGWDGDWAGNGSAMQFATPTADFDADYLANYAKSKKVSLIGHHETGGAASHYESQFDQAFKFAADHGEHVVKTGYVADAGQIERANPDGSIAREWHEGQWMVNHHLRVVQAAAKYRVGIDAHEPVKDTGLRRTYPNWLAREGSRGMEYNAWPGKNPPEHEANLAFTRMLEGPMDFTPGVLSLTGSDNSPIQSTIAKQLALYVVLYSPVQMAADTPENYAKYPDAFRFIRDVPTDWQDTRVLNGEVGDFVTFARADRNSRDWYLGSITDENPRNVTVTLDFLEPGRTYTAQIYKDGPGATYATEARHAIAFETKRVKKGDTIILSLAPGGGQAIRFKAGR, from the coding sequence ATGACCCGTATCGCCGCCCTGCTGGCCCTCGGCCTCGCCACCACCACGGCGTCCGCGCAGGACACCGCCGCCCCGGCCGTCAACGAAACCTTCAAGTTCGCCCGCCCCGCCGACCAGCCGGAGGCGATCGAAACCTCGCCCGATGGCCGCATCGCCGTCTCCGTCACCACCGACAATGACGGCCGCGCGCTCTGGTCCGTTTCGCGCGGCGGCACGCTGATCGTCGCCCCGTCGCGCCTCGGCTTCCTGTTCACCGACGCGCCCAAGATCGAGCGTCAGTTGCGCATCCAGTCGGTCACTCATGCCAAGCCCGTCGACACGACATGGACGCAACCCTGGGGCGAATGGCGCACGATTCGCGACAATCACAAGGAGATGCGCGTTCGCCTCATGGAGACGACGCCGCTCCACCGCGTCATCGACGTCGTGTTCCGCGTGCAGGACGATGGCATCGGCTTCCGCTACGAGGTGCCCGATCAGGCGAACATGCACGGCGCCAACATTGCAGACGAGCTGACCGAATTCAGCTTCGCCGAAGATGCCACCGCCTGGTGGAAGGTCGCGTTCCAGTGGAATCGCGAGGAATATCTCTACCAGCGCACCCCCCTGTCCGCGGTCGGCACGGCCGCCACCCCGATCACGCTGAAGCTGGCCGGCGGCACGCATGTCGCGCTGCACGAGGCCGCCCTCGTCGACTATGCCTCCACCGCGGTGATGAAGACCGAAGGCAACACGCTGCGCACCGTCCTCACTCCTGGCTCGGGCGGGCCGAAGGTGGTCAAGACGGGAAGCTGGACGACGCCGTGGCGTACCCTGCTCATCGCCGACGACGCCCCTGGCCTTTATATGAGCCACCTCATGCTCAACCTCAACGAGCCCAACAAGCTGGGCGACGTGTCCTGGGTGAAGCCGGGCAAGTTCGTCGGCGTGTGGTGGAACATGATCAAGGGCGACTGGACGTGGGCGCGTGGCCCCCGCCACGGCGCCACCACCGCCAACGTCAAGAAATATATAGACTTTGCCGGCGCCAACAACATCCAGGGCGTACTGGTGGAGGGCTGGAACGTCGGCTGGGACGGCGACTGGGCCGGCAATGGCAGTGCGATGCAGTTCGCCACCCCGACCGCCGACTTCGATGCCGACTATCTCGCGAACTATGCCAAGTCGAAGAAGGTTTCGCTGATCGGCCATCACGAAACCGGCGGTGCCGCCAGCCATTACGAGAGCCAGTTCGACCAGGCGTTCAAATTCGCCGCCGATCACGGCGAGCATGTGGTGAAGACCGGCTATGTCGCCGATGCCGGCCAGATCGAGCGCGCCAACCCGGACGGCTCCATTGCGCGCGAATGGCATGAGGGCCAGTGGATGGTGAACCACCACCTGCGCGTCGTGCAGGCCGCCGCCAAATACCGCGTCGGCATCGACGCGCACGAACCCGTCAAGGACACGGGGCTGCGCCGTACCTACCCCAACTGGCTGGCGCGCGAGGGGTCACGCGGCATGGAATATAACGCATGGCCCGGCAAGAACCCGCCCGAACATGAAGCGAACCTCGCCTTTACCCGCATGCTGGAGGGGCCGATGGACTTCACCCCCGGCGTCCTCAGCCTGACCGGTTCGGACAACAGCCCGATCCAGTCGACCATCGCCAAGCAGCTCGCGCTCTACGTCGTCCTCTATTCGCCGGTGCAGATGGCCGCCGACACGCCGGAGAACTACGCGAAATACCCCGACGCCTTCCGCTTCATCCGCGACGTGCCCACCGATTGGCAGGACACCCGCGTGCTGAACGGCGAGGTCGGCGACTTCGTCACCTTCGCGCGGGCCGATCGCAACAGCCGCGACTGGTATCTGGGCAGCATCACCGACGAAAACCCGCGCAACGTGACGGTCACGCTCGACTTCCTCGAACCCGGCCGCACCTACACCGCGCAAATCTACAAGGACGGCCCCGGCGCCACCTACGCCACCGAAGCCCGCCACGCGATCGCCTTCGAGACGAAGCGCGTGAAGAAGGGCGACACGATCATCCTGTCGCTCGCCCCCGGCGGCGGCCAGGCCATCCGCTTCAAGGCAGGCCGCTGA
- a CDS encoding spermidine synthase, with translation MTPRELIGVAEVPGGPPLRLFRRGGDFMIVLERNELMSTRMSGSEVALGTMTCERLRGHPAPHLLIGGYGMGFTLRAVLGLLGPDARVTVAELVPGIIEWARGPMAAMTDGCLDDPRVTLAMGDVAEAIRAGVGRYDAIMLDVDNGPDGLTRPANDGIYTPGGLAEARRALRPGGVLAIWSAGVDAAFTRRLGQAGFAVDEVRVKARDNGKGPTHVIWFARR, from the coding sequence ATGACCCCCCGCGAGCTGATTGGCGTTGCCGAGGTACCCGGGGGACCGCCGCTCAGGCTGTTCCGCCGGGGCGGCGACTTCATGATCGTGCTCGAACGCAACGAACTGATGAGCACGCGCATGAGCGGGTCCGAGGTCGCACTCGGCACCATGACGTGCGAGCGGTTGCGCGGACATCCCGCGCCGCACCTGCTGATCGGTGGATACGGCATGGGGTTCACGCTGCGCGCGGTGCTGGGGCTGCTGGGCCCTGACGCGCGGGTGACGGTGGCCGAGCTGGTGCCGGGCATCATCGAATGGGCGCGCGGGCCGATGGCGGCGATGACCGACGGATGCCTGGACGACCCCCGCGTCACGCTGGCGATGGGCGATGTGGCCGAGGCGATCCGCGCCGGCGTCGGGCGTTATGACGCGATCATGCTAGACGTGGACAACGGGCCAGACGGCCTGACCCGGCCGGCGAACGACGGCATCTACACGCCGGGGGGGCTGGCCGAGGCCCGCCGTGCCCTGCGCCCCGGCGGGGTGCTGGCGATCTGGTCTGCGGGTGTGGATGCGGCGTTCACGCGGCGGCTGGGGCAGGCGGGGTTCGCGGTCGATGAGGTGCGGGTGAAGGCGCGCGACAACGGCAAGGGGCCGACGCATGTGATCTGGTTCGCGCGGCGTTAG
- a CDS encoding DUF6481 family protein, with protein MTGFKVPSFQDRAAAAREAKQRALEKMRNKPVVDAAVVAERLAAAEAKEAAAAERRAARQAEIEQKKVAKEELRAKAAAEAAEAAERAAAARRPAPPPVLPTPAELKAARDARYAARKARQRG; from the coding sequence ATGACAGGATTCAAAGTTCCGAGCTTCCAGGATCGCGCCGCAGCGGCGCGTGAAGCAAAGCAGCGCGCGTTGGAGAAGATGCGCAACAAGCCCGTGGTCGATGCGGCGGTCGTGGCAGAGCGCCTGGCAGCGGCCGAGGCGAAGGAGGCGGCAGCGGCCGAGCGACGGGCCGCCCGACAGGCCGAGATCGAGCAGAAAAAGGTGGCAAAGGAAGAGCTTCGCGCCAAAGCCGCAGCCGAGGCCGCGGAAGCCGCCGAGCGCGCCGCAGCCGCGCGCCGGCCCGCACCGCCGCCCGTCTTGCCCACCCCGGCCGAATTGAAAGCCGCGCGCGATGCGCGCTATGCCGCACGCAAGGCACGCCAGCGGGGATGA
- a CDS encoding DUF2141 domain-containing protein, protein MLNTMMMLALSSAAAAASILGSNPTQGGACEAGTGQRVMVTVRGLKGATGMVRIQLYDGPGFLKKGTWLSRVEAKANRSEMTMCIAAPRPGQYAIAVRHDANGNGKSDWNDGGGFSRDPKLSLLNLKPSFDKVVIPVHAGTTNVLVTMNYRQGLSIGPVD, encoded by the coding sequence ATGCTGAACACGATGATGATGCTGGCGCTGTCGAGTGCTGCCGCAGCGGCGAGCATTCTGGGCAGCAATCCGACGCAGGGTGGGGCGTGCGAGGCGGGAACTGGGCAGCGGGTCATGGTGACGGTGCGAGGGCTGAAGGGGGCGACGGGGATGGTGCGCATTCAATTGTACGATGGCCCCGGATTCCTGAAGAAAGGCACGTGGTTAAGCCGTGTCGAGGCGAAGGCCAACCGGTCGGAGATGACGATGTGCATCGCCGCGCCTCGCCCCGGACAATATGCGATCGCGGTGCGCCATGACGCGAACGGCAACGGCAAATCCGACTGGAACGACGGTGGCGGCTTCTCACGCGATCCCAAGCTGTCGCTGCTCAACCTGAAGCCGAGCTTCGACAAGGTGGTCATCCCGGTCCATGCCGGCACCACCAACGTCTTGGTGACGATGAACTACCGGCAGGGATTGAGCATCGGGCCGGTCGATTGA
- a CDS encoding Ca2+-dependent phosphoinositide-specific phospholipase C has protein sequence MMKRALLALCALGAVAAGEPPARMNDIQVVGSHNSFKRRIPAAVMAELRRREPKLADGLDYDHLSITEQLDRGVRQLELDIFADPDGGRYADPKGEALAKAAGEETGFDRAAMLQPGFKVFHIPDIDYLSGCVTFRRCLAEIDAWSRAHPDHLPIMVTINAADQPSGRPGITDPLPLTAPLLDALDRELLAVLPRDRLITPDTIRAHAPSLRDAIRTRGWPTLSAARGRLFFLLDVRPAVGELYRAGHPSLAGRPIFGWYDVGDPDAAVAIVQDPLVDGALIRRLVKDGMIVRTRTDANTLEARAGDYRKARAAIASGAQAVSTDYYPGAPTRMGRNFTVTLPGGVMERCNALLVSGHRDVGKDCR, from the coding sequence ATGATGAAGCGCGCACTTCTTGCCCTTTGCGCACTGGGAGCGGTGGCGGCGGGCGAGCCGCCCGCGCGGATGAACGACATCCAGGTCGTCGGCTCGCACAACAGCTTCAAACGACGCATTCCCGCCGCGGTGATGGCGGAGTTGCGGCGGCGCGAGCCGAAGCTGGCGGACGGGCTGGATTACGATCACCTGTCGATCACCGAACAACTCGACCGCGGGGTGCGCCAACTGGAACTGGACATCTTCGCCGACCCGGACGGCGGCCGCTATGCCGACCCAAAGGGCGAGGCGCTGGCAAAGGCGGCGGGGGAAGAGACGGGCTTTGACCGGGCGGCGATGCTGCAACCGGGGTTCAAGGTGTTCCATATCCCCGACATCGATTATCTGTCCGGCTGCGTCACCTTTCGCCGCTGCCTGGCGGAAATCGACGCCTGGTCGCGCGCCCACCCCGATCACCTGCCGATCATGGTCACGATCAACGCCGCCGACCAGCCCTCCGGCCGCCCGGGCATCACCGACCCGCTCCCGCTGACCGCCCCCTTGCTCGACGCCCTCGACCGCGAACTCCTCGCCGTCCTGCCCCGCGACCGCCTGATCACCCCCGACACCATACGCGCCCACGCACCAAGCTTGCGCGACGCAATACGCACCCGCGGATGGCCCACACTATCTGCCGCGCGGGGCCGGTTGTTCTTTCTTCTCGACGTCCGGCCCGCGGTGGGCGAACTGTACCGCGCCGGCCATCCTTCACTGGCCGGGCGGCCCATCTTTGGCTGGTACGACGTGGGAGATCCCGATGCTGCGGTGGCGATCGTCCAGGATCCGCTGGTGGACGGCGCGTTGATCCGGCGTTTGGTGAAGGACGGCATGATCGTCCGCACCCGCACGGATGCCAACACGTTAGAAGCGCGGGCGGGCGACTATCGTAAGGCTCGAGCCGCAATTGCCAGCGGTGCGCAGGCTGTCAGCACGGATTATTATCCGGGCGCCCCGACACGCATGGGGCGAAACTTTACGGTGACGTTGCCGGGCGGGGTGATGGAGCGGTGCAATGCCTTGCTGGTGTCCGGGCATCGTGATGTGGGGAAAGACTGCCGGTAA